The Amblyomma americanum isolate KBUSLIRL-KWMA chromosome 3, ASM5285725v1, whole genome shotgun sequence genome window below encodes:
- the LOC144123307 gene encoding uncharacterized protein LOC144123307, whose protein sequence is MRRAMHRRQSQGSVIRPPTLRESAEPPLPEVDEGLELHPSRFEVFRWRLNEFLNQGHMMLLVLRTHVHDFNPHYAIEFEHAVLYYSMIKIELDDYFDTVLRYSMKAFNQRDIKWWPDTLFKRVAIVIFSVLEKVEVQTLDYYVNKDNLKELFRHLQWENFLFNWKIALEPSPSPSTTFVP, encoded by the exons ATGCGGCGCGCCATGCATCGCCGCCAGAGCCAAGGTTCGGTGATCCGCCCGCCGACGCTGCGCGAGTCTGCCGAGCCGCCGCTGCCCGAAGTGGACGAGGGACTCGAGCTGCACCCGAGCCGCTTCGAGGTGTTCCGCTGGCGCCTCAACGAGTTCCTCAACCAGGGACACATGATGCTGCTCGTGTTGCGCACCCACGTGCACGACTTCAACCCGCACTACGCCATCGAGTTCGAGCACGCAGTACTATACTACTCCATGATCAAG ATCGAGTTGGACGACTACTTCGACACCGTATTGCGGTACAGCATGAAGGCCTTCAACCAGCGTGACATCAAGTGGTGGCCAGACACGCTGTTCAAGCGCGTCGCCATCGTCATCTTCTCGGTGCTGGAGAAAGTGGAAGTGCAGACGCTCGACTACTACGTCAACAAGGACAACCTCAAGGAGCTGTTCCGGCACCTGCAGTGGGAAAACTTTCTGTTCAACTGGAAAATCGCCCTTGAGCCTTCCCCTTCACCCAGCACGACCTTTGTTCCCTAG